The following proteins are co-located in the Lagenorhynchus albirostris chromosome 2, mLagAlb1.1, whole genome shotgun sequence genome:
- the EXTL2 gene encoding exostosin-like 2 isoform X1, whose translation MRTGCRESPGENILESSPKRLLQGNISFQIWTFEKCCHICKLPGRVMGIRVLRFSLVVILVLLLVAGALTALLPNIKEDKMLTLRREIKSQGKSTQDSFTLIMQTYNRTDLLLRLLNHYQAVPYLHKVIVVWNNVGEKGPDELWNSLGPHPVPVIFKVQTTNRMRNRLQVFPELETNAVLMVDDDMLISTQDLVFAFSVWQQFPDQIVGFVPRKHVSTSSGVYSYGGFELQTPGFGNGDHYSLVLIGASFFHSKYLELFQRQPAAVHALLDETQNCDDIAMNFIIAKHTGKTSGVFVKPVNIDNLEKETNGGYSGMWHRAEHFLQRSYCINKLVNIYDSMPLKYSNIMISQFGFPYANHKSKM comes from the exons ATGAG AACAGGCTGCAGAGAAAGTCCAGGAGAGAATATCCTTGAAAGCTCTCCAAAAAGATTACTGCAAGGGAACATTTCTTTTCAAATCTGGACTTTTGAAAA GTGTTGCCACATCTGCAAACTCCCTGGAAGAGTGATGGGGATTCGAGTACTTCGTTTCTCTTTGGTGGTAATCCTTGTGTTACTGCTGGTAGCTGGGGCTTTGACCGCTTTACTTCCTAATATCAAAGAAGACAAGATGCTCACTTTGCGTAGGGAAATAAAATCCCAGGGCAAGTCCACCCAGGATTCCTTTACTCTCATAATGCAGACATACAACAGAACAGATCTCTTGTTGAGACTTTTAAATCATTATCAGGCAGTACCATATCTGCACAAAGTGATTGTGGTGTGGAACAATGTTGGGGAGAAGGGACCAGATGAGTTATGGAACTCTCTAGGGCCTCACCCTGTCCCTGTGATCTTCAAAGTACAGACAACAAACAGGATGAGAAATCGACTCCAGGTCTTTCCTGAACTAGAAACCAATG cgGTGTTAATGGTAGATGATGACATGCTAATTAGCACCCAAGACCTTGTTTTTGCTTTCTCCGTGTGGCAG cAATTTCCTGATCAAATTGTAGGATTTGTTCCAAGAAAGCATGTGTCTACTTCCTCTGGTGTCTACAGTTACGGAGGTTTTGAACTGCAAACACCAGGGTTTGGAAATGGTGACCATTACTCTCTGGTGCTGATTGGAGCCTCATTCTTCCATAGCAAATACCTTGAACTCTTTCAGAGGCAACCTGCAGCTGTCCATGCTTTGTTAGATGAAACGCAAAACTGTGATGATATTGCCATGAATTTTATCATTGCCAAGCACACTGGGAAGACTTCGGGGGTATTTGTGAAACCTGTAAACATAgacaatttagaaaaagaaaccaatGGTGGCTATTCTGGAATGTGGCATCGAGCTGAGCACTTTCTGCAGAGGTCTTATTGTATAAATAAGCTTGTTAACATCTATGACAGCATGCCCTTAAAATACTCCAACATTATGATTTCTCAGTTTGGTTTTCCATATGCCAACCACAAAAGTAAAATgtga
- the EXTL2 gene encoding exostosin-like 2 isoform X2, which translates to MRCCHICKLPGRVMGIRVLRFSLVVILVLLLVAGALTALLPNIKEDKMLTLRREIKSQGKSTQDSFTLIMQTYNRTDLLLRLLNHYQAVPYLHKVIVVWNNVGEKGPDELWNSLGPHPVPVIFKVQTTNRMRNRLQVFPELETNAVLMVDDDMLISTQDLVFAFSVWQQFPDQIVGFVPRKHVSTSSGVYSYGGFELQTPGFGNGDHYSLVLIGASFFHSKYLELFQRQPAAVHALLDETQNCDDIAMNFIIAKHTGKTSGVFVKPVNIDNLEKETNGGYSGMWHRAEHFLQRSYCINKLVNIYDSMPLKYSNIMISQFGFPYANHKSKM; encoded by the exons ATGAG GTGTTGCCACATCTGCAAACTCCCTGGAAGAGTGATGGGGATTCGAGTACTTCGTTTCTCTTTGGTGGTAATCCTTGTGTTACTGCTGGTAGCTGGGGCTTTGACCGCTTTACTTCCTAATATCAAAGAAGACAAGATGCTCACTTTGCGTAGGGAAATAAAATCCCAGGGCAAGTCCACCCAGGATTCCTTTACTCTCATAATGCAGACATACAACAGAACAGATCTCTTGTTGAGACTTTTAAATCATTATCAGGCAGTACCATATCTGCACAAAGTGATTGTGGTGTGGAACAATGTTGGGGAGAAGGGACCAGATGAGTTATGGAACTCTCTAGGGCCTCACCCTGTCCCTGTGATCTTCAAAGTACAGACAACAAACAGGATGAGAAATCGACTCCAGGTCTTTCCTGAACTAGAAACCAATG cgGTGTTAATGGTAGATGATGACATGCTAATTAGCACCCAAGACCTTGTTTTTGCTTTCTCCGTGTGGCAG cAATTTCCTGATCAAATTGTAGGATTTGTTCCAAGAAAGCATGTGTCTACTTCCTCTGGTGTCTACAGTTACGGAGGTTTTGAACTGCAAACACCAGGGTTTGGAAATGGTGACCATTACTCTCTGGTGCTGATTGGAGCCTCATTCTTCCATAGCAAATACCTTGAACTCTTTCAGAGGCAACCTGCAGCTGTCCATGCTTTGTTAGATGAAACGCAAAACTGTGATGATATTGCCATGAATTTTATCATTGCCAAGCACACTGGGAAGACTTCGGGGGTATTTGTGAAACCTGTAAACATAgacaatttagaaaaagaaaccaatGGTGGCTATTCTGGAATGTGGCATCGAGCTGAGCACTTTCTGCAGAGGTCTTATTGTATAAATAAGCTTGTTAACATCTATGACAGCATGCCCTTAAAATACTCCAACATTATGATTTCTCAGTTTGGTTTTCCATATGCCAACCACAAAAGTAAAATgtga
- the EXTL2 gene encoding exostosin-like 2 isoform X3, translating into MGIRVLRFSLVVILVLLLVAGALTALLPNIKEDKMLTLRREIKSQGKSTQDSFTLIMQTYNRTDLLLRLLNHYQAVPYLHKVIVVWNNVGEKGPDELWNSLGPHPVPVIFKVQTTNRMRNRLQVFPELETNAVLMVDDDMLISTQDLVFAFSVWQQFPDQIVGFVPRKHVSTSSGVYSYGGFELQTPGFGNGDHYSLVLIGASFFHSKYLELFQRQPAAVHALLDETQNCDDIAMNFIIAKHTGKTSGVFVKPVNIDNLEKETNGGYSGMWHRAEHFLQRSYCINKLVNIYDSMPLKYSNIMISQFGFPYANHKSKM; encoded by the exons ATGGGGATTCGAGTACTTCGTTTCTCTTTGGTGGTAATCCTTGTGTTACTGCTGGTAGCTGGGGCTTTGACCGCTTTACTTCCTAATATCAAAGAAGACAAGATGCTCACTTTGCGTAGGGAAATAAAATCCCAGGGCAAGTCCACCCAGGATTCCTTTACTCTCATAATGCAGACATACAACAGAACAGATCTCTTGTTGAGACTTTTAAATCATTATCAGGCAGTACCATATCTGCACAAAGTGATTGTGGTGTGGAACAATGTTGGGGAGAAGGGACCAGATGAGTTATGGAACTCTCTAGGGCCTCACCCTGTCCCTGTGATCTTCAAAGTACAGACAACAAACAGGATGAGAAATCGACTCCAGGTCTTTCCTGAACTAGAAACCAATG cgGTGTTAATGGTAGATGATGACATGCTAATTAGCACCCAAGACCTTGTTTTTGCTTTCTCCGTGTGGCAG cAATTTCCTGATCAAATTGTAGGATTTGTTCCAAGAAAGCATGTGTCTACTTCCTCTGGTGTCTACAGTTACGGAGGTTTTGAACTGCAAACACCAGGGTTTGGAAATGGTGACCATTACTCTCTGGTGCTGATTGGAGCCTCATTCTTCCATAGCAAATACCTTGAACTCTTTCAGAGGCAACCTGCAGCTGTCCATGCTTTGTTAGATGAAACGCAAAACTGTGATGATATTGCCATGAATTTTATCATTGCCAAGCACACTGGGAAGACTTCGGGGGTATTTGTGAAACCTGTAAACATAgacaatttagaaaaagaaaccaatGGTGGCTATTCTGGAATGTGGCATCGAGCTGAGCACTTTCTGCAGAGGTCTTATTGTATAAATAAGCTTGTTAACATCTATGACAGCATGCCCTTAAAATACTCCAACATTATGATTTCTCAGTTTGGTTTTCCATATGCCAACCACAAAAGTAAAATgtga